A window of the Citrus sinensis cultivar Valencia sweet orange chromosome 9, DVS_A1.0, whole genome shotgun sequence genome harbors these coding sequences:
- the LOC127899881 gene encoding uncharacterized protein LOC127899881, with translation MSSARGNRGRRAERTAREQSTIDRLTNIMARLLEREVRRDEHGKAMNNAGSEFRRLNPPTFEGGVDPITADQWLRTMERMIEVAKVPEEEKVTCVSFMLRGTTEYWWDSIKRIHDEATIQWVEFKEHFYNNYFSETVRSTKRREFVYLQQGRMSVLEYIQKFDELSQYAPHMVATEDLKKDHFMQGLHKDLAKDLKVAGVRDASFNDLIDQALVIEQVDEEKKEGKRKNKGSVDQGNFVRQHTNNNKRKGTLVVQDQSKSKCQKNHQKEVPQKPKCNQCGKTHPGECRANTRTCFKCGKEGHFIRDCLENGTQQEKANARVFTLTKTDAEGNPSVISCELSISKTPAYVLIDSGATHSFASPPSLRK, from the coding sequence ATGTCAAGCGCTAGGGGTAACAGAGGCAGAAGGGCGGAAAGAACTGCAAGGGAGCAATCTACAATTGATCGACTTACAAACATTATGGCACGACTCTTAGAAAGAGAAGTAAGAAGGGATGAACATGGTAAGGCAATGAACAACGCCGGAAGCGAATTTAGAAGATTAAATCCACCCACATTCGAAGGCGGTGTAGATCCTATCACAGCAGACCAATGGTTGCGAACCATGGAAAGAATGATAGAAGTAGCCAAAGTGccagaagaagaaaaggtcACCTGTGTCTCCTTTATGCTACGAGGAACGACAGAATACTGGTGGGACTCAATTAAACGAATTCATGATGAAGCAACAATACAATGGGTGGAATTTAAAGAACACTTCTATAACAATTACTTTTCGGAGACTGTTCGCTCAACCAAAAGAAGAgagtttgtttatttacaaCAAGGAAGGATGTCTGTCCTAGAGTACATCCAAAAATTTGATGAGCTCTCTCAATATGCTCCACATATGGTTGCAACTGAAGACTTGAAAAAGGACCACTTTATGCAAGGATTGCATAAAGATCTTGCAAAAGACTTAAAGGTGGCTGGAGTTCGTGATGCTTCCTTCAACGATCTCATCGATCAAGCCTTGGTAATTGAGCAAGTAgatgaagaaaagaaggaaGGAAAACGAAAAAACAAAGGAAGTGTGGACCAGGGGAACTTTGTAAGACAAcacacaaataataataagagaaaggGAACGCTAGTGGTCCAAGATCAAAGTAAAAGTAAATGCCAAAAGAATCATCAGAAGGAAGTCCCACAAAAGCCAAAGTGCAATCAATGCGGCAAAACTCACCCTGGGGAATGTCGAGCAAATACCAGAACATGTTTCAAATGTGGAAAGGAAGGACACTTCATTAGGGACTGCCTAGAAAATGGTACGCAACAAGAAAAGGCTAATGCTCGAGTATTCACACTCACCAAGACAGATGCAGAAGGAAACCCCTCAGTAATATCATGTGAACTATCTATCTCCAAAACTCCTGCATATGTGCTAatagactcaggagctacACATTCATTTGCCTCACCACCTTCattaagaaaatag